GAGCGAGGTGGCGGCCCCGGCCAGATAGACCAAACCCACGGCATTCACCACAGTGCTGCCTGCACACAGGAAGGAGGGGTCGGGTCATAGCATTGTCAAATCTCTGTTTACATTTCTGCTTACCACACAAAATGTGACAACGTTAGTCAAGCCACATGCAAAAGAATTCAACCGCTGCCTCCACTCGGGAGCTTATAAATGTATGCAAGTCTACTATTACTGACAGAATTGTTTTATTCTTAATTAAAAATTATGTGAAGCTAGTCCCCACCACTCTACTTTGCTAAACATTTAGCCTGAAACTTCAGTTTCTAACAGGGTATTTAAGAAACAAATGACATTTCTGGTGCACCATAAAGTGACACAAATTTGGTAGGCTCTTTGGGAGAGCATCATATAACGGTTTATTTTTTCAGAAGTCACCTGCTTTGATTTTCAGCACATGGCACTGCAATTCATCGGGAGCAGTCAAATATAGGAATTAAAAATATCTGTGTCAAAGGGCAACTCGTATGGGACCAACAATTACCGCATGAAATATGGGACATCCCAGCTAATACAGAACTCTAATACACTTCCTGCTTAACACTGTAAATAACCAAATTAACACGCTCATCATGGATGCTTAAAATAACACGCTCTTAATACTGTACACAGAAATGTACTTTAATTCTAGGGCCTGATTAACCAAGACCTTTAGCATttgcaaaactaataacacaacgAATTATTGGCGCAAAAACAAAAGATGCCATCAATCATtagttatgtttttgttttcttgggcACTGAAAGGTTTTGCATATGCGAAAGGCCTTAGTAAATCAGGCTCGTAGTTTGGTATTCACTGCAACGTCACTGCAGATGAGTACACTTGCATAATAAGTCATTATATAATGTACTTCATTGTCCCACCAGTATGAAAGTGAGACATACAACACACAAGGGTAAAACAAATCCAGACTTACTGTTAAACCTCCTATTCTTAACAACGTAGTATGAGTACATTCCCAGCATCAGTAGGTCAGCCAGAACATAGTAAATAGCAGTATAAATCTGAGGAAGAAAGACACAAGGGCATGGAGGTTTGTCAAATACTAcaaacatttagaaaaaaaaaacaaggtatCAACCTGTCAGTAACCTCAGACCCCACCATTACAAGAACAACTGCCTCTGAAGACCAGGGTCTCTGCTAAGGTTCTACTCTATAACCGTACACACAAAAGGGGAAAACGGCGTCAACTTGAAACCTGGCGTATGTGCACAAGCCTAGTATCCGGCTCCATTAAACTCGCACAATTGAACATAAACGGTTTGCGGATGCCCATTGTGAATATGATATGCTTATAAATCAGCTTGTCATTCCAACTCGTTGTCAGAGAAAATGGAGAAGTCAGGtcccaaaacaatgacatgaaACTTTACGGACTGTGAAATCGAAATTCTCGCAACGGAGGTAGAGGCCAGGCAGGTGATATTGTTTTGGTCATGGTTCTGGTATAACCAATACAACACAATGTGTGGAACCATTTTGAAATTAGAAGCAGTAATAGTCAATTATTAATGTGGATGCAACAGCATAGGGTTACATTACCATAGCCAAGAATCTACAAGCCCAATTCCAAAAAAGTTGGGATGCTTTGtagaatgtaaataaaaacagaatgcaatgaTTTGCAAATCTCATGAACCCATATTTCATTCAGAATAGATCATagaaaacatatcaaatatttaaattgagaaaatgaaccattttaaagaaaaaataaagtaaaaaaaagaaattttgaatttgatggcaGCAACACGTCTCAAAAAAGTTGGGATGGGGGCAAAAAAAGGCTGGAAAAGTAAGTAGTActaaaaagaaaggaacattTTGCAATTAGGTTCATTGGCAACAGGCCAGTAACATGATTGGGTATAAAAAGAAGTAAGTATGGGCAGAGGCTCACCAATCTGCGAAAGACTGCGTCTACAAATTGTGGAAAAATTTCGGAATAATATTCCTCAACGTAAAAAAGACTTTGAAAATCTCATCATCTACAGTCCATAATATAATCAAAAGATTAAGAGAATCTGGAGAAATCTCTGTGCGCAAGGGACAAGGCCGAAAACCAATACTGGATGCCCGTGATCTTCGGGCCCTCAGACGGCACTGCATTAAAAACAGGCATGATTCTGTAACAGAAATCACTGCATGGGCTCAGGATCACTTCCAGAAATCATTGTCTGTGAACACAGTTTGCCGTGCCATCCACAAATTTAAGTTAAAGCTCTATCATACAAAGAAGAAGCCATATGTGAACAGGATCCAGAAACGCTGTCGTCTTCTCTGGGCTaaagctcatttaaaatggactGAGGCAAAGTGGAAAACTGTTCTGTGGTCAGACAAATCaaaatttgaaattgtttttggaaACCATGGACGCCGAGTCCTCCGGACTAAAGATGAGAGGGATCATCCGGCTTGTTATCAGCGCTCAGTACAAAAGGCTGCATCTCTGATGGTATGGGGGTGCATTAGTGCCTACGGAATGGGCAGCTTGCACATCTGGAAAGGCACCATCAATTCTGAAAGGTATATAGAGGTTTTAGAGCAACGCATGCTCCCATCCAGACAACGTCTTTTTCAGGTAAGGCCTTgcatattccagcaagacaatgctaAACCACATACTGCATCTATTACAACAGCATGGCTTCGGAGAAGAAGAGTCCGGGTGCTGAACTGGCCTGCCTGCAGTCCAGACCTTTCACCAACTGAAAACATTTGGCGCATCATGAAAcgaaaaataagacaaagaagACCCAGGACTGTTGAGCAGCTAGAATCCTATATCAGACAAGAATGGGACAACATTCCTCTCCCAAAACTCCAGCAACTGGTCTCCTCAGTTCCCAGACGTTTACGGACTGTTGTTAAAAGAAGAGGGGATGCTACACAGTGGTAAACATGGCCCCGTCCCAACTTTTTTGAGGCGTGTTGCggccatcaaattcaaaattaccttattttttacttaaaatggtacaatttctcagtttaaatatttgatatgtttCCTATGTTCtattctgaataaaatatggGTTTATGAGATTTGCTAAtcattgcattctgtttttatttacattttacaaagccTCCCAACTGTTTTGAAATTGGGCTTGTATAATAATGGCTGCTATTGAGTCATGAATCATAACTCTTATCAGCCAGTCATGAGACTTTATTCAAAATAAGATGCACAAGTTGAAATGGTAAATTgccagcatttatatagcgcttttatccaaagtgatttacaattgatacctcactcactcactcactcactcactcactcactcactcactcactcactcactcactcactcactcactcactcactcactcgttGGCGGAAACGTGTGCATATTTTGACATCACGTTTGTTTTGAAGTCCTCTGGGAAAGCAGCTTCCacatgttttgtgtgtatgcacggtTTATAAATGAGGCTCCGGGTAACCGAAGGATCACACACACCACGTAGGGCCTACCTGCAGTGGCAGTTGGTCAGCTAAGAAGGAGCCCACAAAGTTGCAGGAGTCACCTCCCAGCCAAAGGAGGAGGAACCAAATAGACAGAGCTCTGTCCATGTTCCCACTACGACAGGAGCTGTAGTATTGCCTGGGAGAGAATGCATGGGGAGTGAACTACTGCAATTTACCAAACCTTCAGGATCACCTTGTGATCATTAGTACCTGAGGGgtatttcatgaagcaggattaccaaGTTAGCGGGATATTGgatgcacagagtaaaacccagaactctCCTACATctagaacatggactgaaggaaAAAGGACTGCTCCGGATTTTACTCAGCAGTTATCCAGTAATCCTGCCTCATGAAATACACCCCTATTGTATTACGAGTATTCACACAACTCGTAATTCCCTGAATCACAAGCAGTTATGCTCCCAAAAGTGCTCATTTAATAGTTGCAGCAAAGGTATCAGATTACAAAAATTACATCCACAGAAAATCATTTTCCCCTAATGTGTGACAATGCGTAATGCATTTACCTTCCTTAAGTGCCATTAGTTTCCAGTGAAAAAGACAAGACAGTGAAACATTCACTCTCgttcacaaaaaaaatttaaataaaagaataataaaatttttaaaaaaagctcaCGGCATTGAAGACACCATGAAGCAGAGGATCGATACCAGGCCCATAATAACACTGGCCATGTCGCGGGCGTCCTGCGCACACTCCCGGAGTCCGTCCATCACCCACTGTGACCCGTTTGGACAGCTGATGTTCCCAAATCCACTCCATCCCAGGGATCCGCGCGAGAACACGCCGCGAGACCCCATCTTTACTGCCTGTCAGAGAGGGGGGAACCGTTCGCTGTAGATGGATGTGTTTCACAAATACTTGGTACCATATTTGAAGGATTTTCAGTCAAGCTCAGTCATAGAACCCAATGATCATTTGCTGTTGTGTTGTGAAGCTGGTCATATAGGGGCCCCAAGATGATGATGTACGTGACCTAAATGTTTTATGTAGTAGCGAGGTTACGATATTATATGCGAAATACCGACGAGAAAAATATCTGGTCACATGTTATTGAAACGACGCTGTGGCAAAATAAAGAGCCCACCgtgaaaacagtcattttgatcGTCAGAGCAAAGGTTTCACCCACCTGAAATCTACAAGCCAAAGACCATCCATGTGTCTACCTTACCGCTGTATCGATTAACTGGAATTTCCACTCAGCGAAACATACAATTACATGTTCAcgaacatcttctgatgtgtaCTAGCTAGAAAATTAGCAGTAGCTATCTGAAAAACAAACCAGCGCACTTCCGGCAAGTGGGTCAGCCTCGCCCTACTAGCTTATGATTGGAGCAGACAGTTCCTCCGCGTCAACCCAAGTCGTGGCTGGGACAGTAGTGTCTGTTATAGGGTTATCTAAAatcatcaacaacaaaaaaagcatcaAATATCTATAATACTTTGTCAAAATGTTCCGTCAGTTTTTGTTCCGTCACAATTATGCTGCCCGTGAAATTTCGTTAGCTACCATATCGAGAACAGAAGTTGTTCGAGTTAATCATCAGGGGATCACAAACCATTTGATTAGACATAGAACTTTTAAGTTACACGTTTCGATTTATAACATGCCGATGAACGCACGTTCAAAGTTGCAAACAAATTTAACGTGTACGAGTCGGAGAAAGTGAACaataatcatttaaataattaaaacaacgAGTAAACTCATATGGAACTAGCCACAAACAATCCTACGAAGTTTAAATGATTGGCCAGTCTACCTGACTATAGTATCGCCAAATTTAGATTCAGCTAGATAATGCTGCCATATATAATTGGCATCGTTATCTCGTTACTGGCGCAGTAACAAACAGTAAATAAGTAATACATTGAATTATATTGATCTACAACTCTCCTGTagtttcaaataaaattattgTACCTACGTGAGTTTAGCGAAACTCCCCCTATAATCTCACCGTTCCACACAAACGCCGTCAAAAACCCTCTTGACCCGTTGCGTTGTCACTTCTT
Above is a genomic segment from Conger conger chromosome 10, fConCon1.1, whole genome shotgun sequence containing:
- the slc66a1 gene encoding lysosomal amino acid transporter 1 homolog — translated: MGSRGVFSRGSLGWSGFGNISCPNGSQWVMDGLRECAQDARDMASVIMGLVSILCFMVSSMPQYYSSCRSGNMDRALSIWFLLLWLGGDSCNFVGSFLADQLPLQIYTAIYYVLADLLMLGMYSYYVVKNRRFNSSTVVNAVGLVYLAGAATSLAALPKAGPQVDVMDQKFNGRALLSVLEDDGSPENFTTKEIIGFTIGSVSSLLYLCSRLPQIYTNYVRKSTEGLSYFLFALVILGNSLYGLSVLLKNPEYGQPEGNYVLHHLPWLIGSLGTLTLDLVISMQFLRYRKPSQEYGILDEATALLGA